One part of the Arabidopsis thaliana chromosome 4, partial sequence genome encodes these proteins:
- a CDS encoding protease-associated (PA) domain-containing protein (protease-associated (PA) domain-containing protein; CONTAINS InterPro DOMAIN/s: Protease-associated PA (InterPro:IPR003137); BEST Arabidopsis thaliana protein match is: Peptidase M28 family protein (TAIR:AT5G19740.1); Has 1547 Blast hits to 1542 proteins in 265 species: Archae - 2; Bacteria - 277; Metazoa - 551; Fungi - 328; Plants - 113; Viruses - 0; Other Eukaryotes - 276 (source: NCBI BLink).), with protein MDTLSQVSLVVYANYGRVEDFVRLKKDMGVNVSGAVVIARYGQIYKVDIVNNAYEAGAVGVVIYTNKRDYGGDEWFPASKWMPPSGFQVGTVYNGLGDPTTPGWASVDGCERLSDEAVELSGDVPLIPSLPVSAADAEVILKTIVGDVGPGPGILNLSYIVTKIQNVIGVIEGEEEPDRYVILRNHRDTWTFRAVDPNSGTAVLMEASKSYLQHIAQRLDKLQKRGWKPRRTIILCNWDAEEYGLVSSLSEISYWLFFFIIVYTNTSNISLKLHWKQNES; from the exons ATGGATACCCTAAGTCAGGTAAGTCTAGTGGTTTATGCAAACTATGGACGAGTGGAAGATTTCGTGAGACTCAAGAAAGATATGGGTGTGAATGTCTCTGGAGCCGTTGTAATCGCGAGGTACGGTCAGATATACAAAGTAGACATTGTGAACAACGCTTACGAGGCAGGAGCTGTCGGTGTTGtgatatatacaaacaagAGAGATTACGGTGGAGATGAGTGGTTTCCGGCGAGTAAATGGATGCCACCGAGTGGGTTTCAAGTTGGTACTGTTTATAATGGGTTAGGTGATCCAACGACTCCTGGATGGGCAAGTGTTGATGGGTGTGAGAGATTATCCGACGAGGCGGTTGAATTGAGCGGTGATGTTCCGCTTATACCGTCGTTGCCTGTCTCAGCTGCTGATGCTGAAGTGATTCTGAAGACAATTGTTGGAGATGTGGGGCCTGGACCTGGGATCTTGAACCTGAGCTACATAGTGA CCAAGATTCAGAATGTTATTGGAGTGATtgagggagaagaagagccTGATAG ATATGTGATTCTTCGAAACCATAGAGACACTTGGACTTTCAGAGCTGTTGATCCGAACAGTGGCACTGCGGTACTTATGGAGGCGAGTAAAAGTTATCTGCAACAT ATTGCACAAAGACTAGATAAGCTGCAGAAAAGAGGATGGAAGCCTCGAAGGACGATTATTCTGTGTAATTGGGATGCTGAGGAGTATGGCTTGGTCTCTAGTTTATCTGAAATATCTTATTGgctattcttttttattattgtttacaCAAACACCAGTAACATATCTCTGAAATTGCACTGGAAGCAAAATGAAAGTTGA
- a CDS encoding protease-associated (PA) domain-containing protein (protease-associated (PA) domain-containing protein; FUNCTIONS IN: peptidase activity; INVOLVED IN: proteolysis; LOCATED IN: mitochondrion; CONTAINS InterPro DOMAIN/s: Protease-associated PA (InterPro:IPR003137), Peptidase M28 (InterPro:IPR007484); BEST Arabidopsis thaliana protein match is: Peptidase M28 family protein (TAIR:AT5G19740.1).) has protein sequence MGVNVSGAVVIARYGQIYKVDIVNNAYEAGAVGVVIYTNKRDYGGDEWFPASKWMPPSGFQVGTVYNGLGDPTTPGWASVDGCERLSDEAVELSGDVPLIPSLPVSAADAEVILKTIVGDVGPGPGILNLSYIVTKIQNVIGVIEGEEEPDRYVILRNHRDTWTFRAVDPNSGTAVLMEIAQRLDKLQKRGWKPRRTIILCNWDAEEYGLVSSLSEISYWLFFFIIVYTNTSNISLKLHWKQNES, from the exons ATGGGTGTGAATGTCTCTGGAGCCGTTGTAATCGCGAGGTACGGTCAGATATACAAAGTAGACATTGTGAACAACGCTTACGAGGCAGGAGCTGTCGGTGTTGtgatatatacaaacaagAGAGATTACGGTGGAGATGAGTGGTTTCCGGCGAGTAAATGGATGCCACCGAGTGGGTTTCAAGTTGGTACTGTTTATAATGGGTTAGGTGATCCAACGACTCCTGGATGGGCAAGTGTTGATGGGTGTGAGAGATTATCCGACGAGGCGGTTGAATTGAGCGGTGATGTTCCGCTTATACCGTCGTTGCCTGTCTCAGCTGCTGATGCTGAAGTGATTCTGAAGACAATTGTTGGAGATGTGGGGCCTGGACCTGGGATCTTGAACCTGAGCTACATAGTGA CCAAGATTCAGAATGTTATTGGAGTGATtgagggagaagaagagccTGATAG ATATGTGATTCTTCGAAACCATAGAGACACTTGGACTTTCAGAGCTGTTGATCCGAACAGTGGCACTGCGGTACTTATGGAG ATTGCACAAAGACTAGATAAGCTGCAGAAAAGAGGATGGAAGCCTCGAAGGACGATTATTCTGTGTAATTGGGATGCTGAGGAGTATGGCTTGGTCTCTAGTTTATCTGAAATATCTTATTGgctattcttttttattattgtttacaCAAACACCAGTAACATATCTCTGAAATTGCACTGGAAGCAAAATGAAAGTTGA
- a CDS encoding uncharacterized protein (unknown protein; BEST Arabidopsis thaliana protein match is: Plant protein 1589 of unknown function (TAIR:AT1G49700.2); Has 30201 Blast hits to 17322 proteins in 780 species: Archae - 12; Bacteria - 1396; Metazoa - 17338; Fungi - 3422; Plants - 5037; Viruses - 0; Other Eukaryotes - 2996 (source: NCBI BLink).): MTGQGKNREEVYSRVHEFGTSQLDVGTTAPVTKLQEPNDHHHDEDQTFDQWFETDDFANIRDSFLCLSDLVDAPEVQKPNDEDQSCDQWINGSNDLASIEETVSSLINPSPFAETPQSEPPGLRYDTGCADSNLEQFARDLEDQQQRMQQKFQRGQQPQHLINQKCT; encoded by the exons ATGACgg GTCAAGGAAAAAATCGAGAGGAGGTGTATTCTAGAGTACATGAGTTTGGAACAAGCCAACTTGATGTTGGTACTACTGCACCAG TAACAAAGTTGCAAGAACCtaatgatcatcatcatgatgaaGACCAAACTTTTGATCAGTGGTTCGAGACTGATGATTTTGCTAATATAAGAGATTCATTCCTTTGTTTAAGCGATCTGGTTGATGCACCAG AGGTGCAGAAACCTAATGATGAAGATCAAAGTTGTGATCAGTGGATTAATGGGTCTAATGATTTAGCTTCTATAGAAgaaacagtttcttctttgatcaaTCCATCACCGTTTGCTGAAACACCACAATCAGAACCTCCTGGTCTACGATACGATACCGGTTGTGCTGACTCGAATCTTGAACAATTCGCTAGAGATTTAGAAGATCAACAACAGAGGATGCAACAAAAATTCCAGAGAGGACAACAACCTCAACatttaataaatcaaaagtgTACTTAA